A single genomic interval of Solimonas sp. K1W22B-7 harbors:
- a CDS encoding sigma-54-dependent transcriptional regulator, with product MSERLELQRSGVLVVDDDPAMLRNFRRALDEHGYRIETAQSAAEAESALARAVFDVCLLDVNLGEDSGMDLLPRLREAAPWMRIVMATALNDATLAVNALRTGASDYLVKPCSPDELVHAVAQQADARRMERRIEALEKSDDDGRSEIDLDTRNPQLLATYEVARQVAATDATVLILGESGVGKNVLARAIHDWSVRSKGNFATVSCPSLSAELLASELFGHVRGAFTGATDNRQGRVQVADGGTLFLDEIGDMPAAMQPRLLRFIQDREYERVGDPHTRKADVRVIAATNHDLRAMVSEGRFREDLYYRLNVVTLTMPSLRERREDVARLATHLLEKFVHQYDRPARRFGEAATALLTAYDWPGNLRELRNVVERAVILCPGDAVGPEHLPFASSGRGVSGGLRAGDPVSLQELEQAHIQALLAISPTMEAAARTLGIDSSTLYRKRKQYNMP from the coding sequence ATGAGCGAACGCCTGGAACTGCAGCGCAGCGGCGTGCTGGTGGTGGACGACGATCCGGCCATGCTGCGCAATTTCCGCCGCGCGCTGGACGAGCATGGCTACCGCATCGAGACCGCGCAGTCGGCGGCCGAGGCGGAATCGGCGCTGGCCCGTGCGGTATTCGATGTCTGCCTGCTGGACGTGAACCTCGGCGAGGATTCCGGCATGGACCTGCTGCCGCGCCTGCGCGAGGCGGCGCCCTGGATGCGCATCGTGATGGCCACCGCGCTCAACGACGCGACGCTGGCGGTCAACGCCCTGCGCACCGGCGCCAGCGACTATCTGGTCAAGCCCTGCTCGCCCGACGAACTGGTGCATGCGGTGGCGCAGCAGGCCGACGCACGCCGCATGGAGCGGCGCATCGAGGCATTGGAGAAGAGCGACGACGACGGCCGCTCCGAGATCGACCTGGACACGCGCAACCCGCAGCTGCTGGCGACCTACGAGGTGGCGCGGCAGGTGGCGGCCACCGACGCCACAGTGCTGATCCTGGGCGAGAGCGGCGTCGGCAAGAACGTGCTGGCGCGCGCGATCCATGACTGGAGCGTGCGCAGCAAGGGCAACTTCGCGACGGTGAGTTGCCCGTCGCTGTCGGCGGAGCTGCTGGCCAGCGAACTGTTCGGCCATGTGCGCGGCGCCTTCACCGGCGCCACCGACAACCGCCAGGGCCGCGTGCAGGTGGCGGACGGCGGTACGCTGTTCCTCGACGAGATCGGCGACATGCCGGCGGCGATGCAGCCGCGCCTGCTGCGCTTCATCCAGGACCGTGAATACGAACGCGTCGGCGACCCGCATACGCGCAAGGCCGACGTGCGCGTCATCGCTGCCACCAACCATGACCTGCGTGCGATGGTCAGCGAGGGCAGGTTCCGCGAGGACCTCTACTACCGCCTCAACGTGGTGACGCTGACCATGCCCTCGCTGCGCGAGCGCCGCGAGGACGTCGCTCGCCTGGCCACGCACCTGCTGGAGAAGTTCGTACACCAGTACGACCGGCCGGCGCGGCGTTTCGGCGAGGCGGCAACGGCGCTGCTGACGGCCTACGACTGGCCCGGCAACCTGCGCGAATTGCGCAACGTGGTCGAACGCGCGGTGATCCTGTGTCCCGGCGACGCCGTGGGCCCGGAGCACCTGCCCTTTGCCAGTTCCGGCCGCGGCGTCAGCGGCGGCCTGCGCGCCGGCGACCCGGTGAGCCTGCAGGAGCTGGAGCAGGCACATATCCAGGCGCTGCTGGCGATCTCGCCGACCATGGAGGCGGCGGCGCGCACGCTGGGCATCGACAGCTCGACGCTGTATCGCAAGAGGAAGCAGTACAACATGCCGTAG
- a CDS encoding sigma 54-interacting transcriptional regulator: MSLARIAERPILLVDDDTRLLRLLALRLESEGYAVAVASSAPEAMQRLGEVRPQFVLADLRLPDTDGIALLTRIQSHSPGLPVAILTAHGDIPDAVRATQAGAVDFLTKPVDRDRLLACIRSHLGEGLPPRADWRAGVITRSPIMEALLDDAGRVARMDSAVLLTGASGSGKEVLARAIHLASRRSVRPFVAINCTAVPADLLESELFGHRRGAFTGAQSDHPGLFRAAEGGTVFLDEIGDMPLALQAKLLRVLQEREVRPVGETRTVPVDVRVLSATHADLDARVADGRFREDLFYRLNVVRLQLPPLEQRREDIPLLVQHRLAQLAEAGAPRRLYSAEALEALVTAPWPGNVRQLFNAVERNVALAPGRIIGAALVRASLGERTAGLASFDEARAEFTRNYLRQMLELAGGNISRAARLAGRNRTDFYKLLSRYGVEARARKHLGDLEPDESVRE; this comes from the coding sequence ATGAGCCTCGCCCGAATCGCAGAGCGTCCGATCCTGCTGGTGGACGACGATACGCGTCTGCTGCGCCTGCTGGCGCTGCGGCTGGAAAGCGAGGGCTACGCCGTGGCCGTGGCCAGCAGCGCGCCCGAGGCGATGCAGCGCCTGGGCGAAGTGCGACCGCAATTCGTGCTGGCCGACCTGCGCCTGCCGGATACCGACGGCATCGCCCTGCTGACGCGTATCCAGAGCCATAGTCCCGGCCTGCCGGTGGCGATCCTCACTGCCCACGGCGATATTCCCGACGCGGTGCGCGCCACCCAGGCCGGCGCGGTCGACTTCCTCACCAAACCGGTGGACCGCGACCGCCTGCTGGCCTGCATCCGCAGCCATCTCGGCGAAGGCCTGCCGCCGCGCGCCGACTGGCGTGCCGGCGTGATCACGCGCAGCCCCATCATGGAGGCGCTGCTCGATGACGCCGGGCGCGTCGCGCGCATGGACTCGGCGGTGCTGCTGACCGGCGCCAGCGGCAGCGGCAAGGAAGTGCTGGCGCGTGCGATCCACCTGGCCAGCCGCCGCAGCGTGCGCCCCTTCGTGGCGATCAACTGCACCGCCGTGCCCGCCGACCTGCTGGAGTCCGAACTGTTCGGCCACCGCCGCGGCGCCTTCACCGGCGCGCAGAGCGACCACCCCGGCCTGTTCCGTGCCGCCGAGGGCGGCACCGTGTTCCTCGACGAGATCGGCGACATGCCGCTGGCGCTGCAGGCCAAGCTGCTGCGCGTACTGCAGGAGCGGGAAGTACGTCCGGTGGGCGAGACGCGCACCGTGCCGGTGGACGTGCGGGTGCTGTCCGCCACGCATGCGGACCTGGACGCGCGGGTCGCCGACGGCCGCTTTCGCGAGGACCTGTTCTACCGGCTCAATGTCGTGCGCCTGCAGCTGCCGCCGCTGGAACAGCGTCGCGAGGACATTCCGCTGCTGGTGCAGCATCGCCTGGCGCAGCTTGCCGAAGCCGGCGCGCCGCGGCGCCTGTACTCGGCCGAAGCGCTGGAGGCACTGGTCACCGCGCCCTGGCCGGGCAACGTGCGCCAGCTGTTCAACGCGGTGGAGCGCAACGTCGCGCTGGCACCGGGGCGCATCATCGGCGCGGCCCTGGTCAGGGCGTCGCTGGGCGAGCGCACGGCGGGGCTGGCGTCCTTCGACGAGGCGCGTGCCGAGTTCACCCGCAACTACCTGCGCCAGATGCTGGAACTGGCGGGCGGCAACATCAGCCGCGCGGCGCGGCTGGCGGGGCGGAACCGGACGGATTTCTACAAGCTGCTCAGTCGCTACGGTGTCGAGGCGCGCGCGCGGAAGCACCTGGGCGATTTAGAGCCGGACGAGTCGGTCCGCGAATGA
- a CDS encoding PA2169 family four-helix-bundle protein: MNNVNQLKELVQVARDGAEFYEQAFEQVQDSQLRSLFSRMAAAKRELINGLSASIAASGEVVPPGGTLSGALRKVYAQVRATLARDETRAYVAQLEDAEDRLLEHLRRAIREADDPSVLRQLEMYLPRVRDCHDEMRALKQRMAA, from the coding sequence ATGAACAATGTGAACCAGCTGAAGGAACTCGTGCAGGTCGCCCGCGATGGCGCGGAGTTCTACGAGCAGGCCTTCGAGCAGGTCCAGGACAGCCAGCTGCGCAGCCTGTTCTCGCGCATGGCCGCGGCCAAGCGCGAGCTGATCAACGGGCTGTCCGCCAGCATCGCCGCCAGCGGCGAGGTTGTACCCCCGGGCGGCACGCTGAGCGGCGCCCTGCGCAAGGTCTACGCCCAGGTCCGCGCCACGCTGGCGCGCGACGAAACCCGTGCCTACGTGGCACAGCTGGAGGACGCGGAGGACCGGCTGCTGGAGCACCTGCGCCGCGCCATCCGCGAGGCCGACGATCCGTCGGTGCTGCGCCAGCTCGAGATGTATCTGCCCCGCGTGCGCGATTGCCATGACGAGATGCGTGCGCTGAAGCAGCGCATGGCGGCTTAG
- a CDS encoding CsbD family protein — MNQDIIKSQWKQLKGEVKQKWARLTDDDLTLIEGKRDVLEGKIQERYGLARDKAEAEVRDFEQRLRKH; from the coding sequence ATGAACCAGGACATCATCAAGAGCCAGTGGAAGCAGCTGAAGGGCGAGGTCAAGCAGAAGTGGGCCAGGCTCACCGACGACGACCTGACGCTGATCGAGGGCAAGCGCGACGTGCTGGAAGGCAAGATCCAGGAGCGCTATGGCCTGGCCAGGGACAAGGCCGAAGCCGAGGTACGCGACTTTGAGCAGCGCCTCCGCAAGCACTGA
- a CDS encoding DUF1328 domain-containing protein, whose amino-acid sequence MLYYSIVFLVIALIAAALGFGGIAGTATGIAKLLFLVFLVLFVVSLVLGRRPPVS is encoded by the coding sequence ATGCTTTATTACTCCATCGTTTTTCTGGTTATCGCACTGATTGCCGCAGCGCTCGGCTTCGGCGGCATCGCCGGTACGGCAACCGGCATCGCCAAGCTGCTGTTCCTGGTATTCCTGGTGCTGTTCGTGGTGTCGCTGGTCCTGGGGCGCCGTCCGCCGGTCAGCTGA